A single region of the Salvia splendens isolate huo1 chromosome 18, SspV2, whole genome shotgun sequence genome encodes:
- the LOC121776237 gene encoding dof zinc finger protein DOF3.5-like → MEQQQQQQQQRRNDLHRVKAAENQQMAPAPPQKCPRCDSANTKFCYYNNYSLSQPRYFCKACRRYWTHGGTLRNVPVGGGCRKAKRPKHEIARSQPAIPSQQPIYSGGGSFLSSMQSLSTAQPQFHDHYFPPRPSWTQTFINTPPTSTAPPTYWTAASSFNPDTNQPFHPSSSH, encoded by the coding sequence AtggagcagcagcagcagcagcagcagcagcgcaGAAATGATCTCCACCGCGTGAAGGCAGCGGAGAATCAGCAGATGGCGCCTGCGCCGCCGCAGAAGTGCCCGCGGTGCGACTCCGCCAACACCAAGTTCTGCTACTACAACAACTACAGCCTCTCGCAGCCGCGCTACTTCTGCAAGGCCTGCCGGAGGTACTGGACCCACGGCGGAACCCTAAGAAACGTCCCCGTGGGAGGCGGCTGTCGCAAGGCCAAACGCCCCAAACACGAGATCGCCAGGTCTCAGCCCGCGATCCCCTCTCAACAGCCCATCTACAGCGGCGGCGGCTCCTTTCTCTCCTCCATGCAATCTTTATCCACCGCCCAACCCCAATTTCATGATCACTACTTCCCACCGCGCCCTTCTTGGACTCAAACCTTCATCAATACACCTCCCACCTCCACCGCTCCTCCCACCTACTGGACCGCCGCCTCTTCATTCAACCCGGATACCAATCAACCCTTTCATCCTTCATCTTCTCACTAG